From a single Rosa rugosa chromosome 7, drRosRugo1.1, whole genome shotgun sequence genomic region:
- the LOC133720914 gene encoding uncharacterized protein LOC133720914: MTTTSSEKKKKTRELPNLTECHCCHLRVDLAKSSKNNKLQILYSEWRIVLLCNKCLARVESTELCSYCFNDSSSGHCFSCRQCRRRVHRDCDSEYRSAAVWSGSSSAAADEVSVCADCWVSESLARWRRSRNVSSGRKSRADLGLGRSRVLNYGRKCDPNSTDSSTEEEAGCLRLDDVEEEEEEEEEEIGDDEPLKEGRGSCSNGVESESPPSYKQDDCNYIALPKVEIGNAKLDPYYFKYRRRRSSVDHSLLTYKRRSIVDCFKIDCPLLTYKRRGSVDYRFMFTYKRRRNFDQSMLTYKRRRPEIVYASSRMQLEGQC; encoded by the coding sequence ATGACGACGACGAGcagtgagaagaagaagaagactcgGGAGTTGCCGAACCTGACGGAGTGCCATTGCTGCCACCTCAGAGTCGACCTCGCCAAATCCTCCAAGAACAACAAGCTTCAGATTCTCTACAGCGAGTGGCGGATCGTCCTCCTCTGCAACAAGTGCTTGGCCCGCGTCGAATCCACCGAGCTCTGCTCCTACTGCTTCAACGACTCGTCGTCCGGCCACTGCTTCTCTTGCCGCCAGTGCAGGCGGCGAGTCCACAGGGACTGCGATTCCGAGTACCGCAGCGCCGCCGTCTGGTCCGGGTCGTCGTCTGCCGCCGCCGACGAGGTCTCTGTCTGCGCCGATTGCTGGGTGTCGGAGTCGCTGGCCAGGTGGAGGAGAAGTAGAAACGTCAGTAGTGGTAGAAAGAGTAGGGCGGATTTGGGATTGGGGAgatctagggttttgaattatggGAGGAAATGTGATCCAAATTCGACTGATTCATCTACAGAGGAGGAGGCCGGGTGCTTGAGACTTGAtgatgttgaagaagaagaagaagaagaagaagaagagattgggGATGATGAGCCGTTGAAGGAAGGACGAGGGAGTTGCTCAAATGGTGTCGAATCGGAGTCTCCACCGTCTTATAAACAAGATGACTGCAACTATATCGCTTTGCCGAAAGTCGAAATTGGGAATGCAAAGCTTGATCCTTATTATTTCAAGtacaggaggaggaggagcagtGTTGATCACTCTCTGTTGACATACAAGAGGAGGAGCATTGTTGACTGCTTTAAGATTGATTGTCCTCTGTTGACATATAAGAGGAGAGGCAGTGTTGACTATCGGTTTATGTTTACGTATAAGAGGAGGAGGAACTTTGATCAATCTATGTTGACATATAAGAGGAGGAGACCTGAAATCGTTTACGCGAGTTCAAGGATGCAGCTCGAGGGTCAGTGCTGA
- the LOC133721015 gene encoding uncharacterized protein LOC133721015 isoform X2, with the protein MEDHSLVPVPDDSLSLTDYALAIGQEFPDVETCRRALKDVAIAMHFDLRIVKSDRSRFIAKCSKEGCPWRVHVAKCPGVPTFTIRTLHGEHTCEGVRHLHHQQASVGWVARSVEARVRDNPRYKPKEILQDIRDQHGVAVSYMQAWRGKERSMAALHGTLEEGYRLLPAYCEQIRKTNPGSIASVFASGQENCFQRLFVSYRASIYGFIHACRPLVELDKAHLKGKYLGTLLCAASVDADDALFPLAIAIVDVESDENWMWFMSELRKLLGVNTDNMPRLTILSERQKGIVEAVETHFPSAFHGFCLRYVSENFRDTFKNTKLVNIFWNAVYALTAVEFESKIAEMMEISQDVIPWFQHFPPQLWAVAYFEGVRFGHFTLGVTELLYNWALECHELPIVQMMEHIRHQLASWFNDRRDMGMRLTSILVPSAEKRILEAIADARCYQVLRANEVEFEIVSTERTNIVDIRTRVCSCRRWHIYGLPCAHAAAALISCGHNVPLFAEPCFTVASYRETYSQMIHPIPDKSLWNEPGEGTEGGSAKVDITIRPPKTRRPPGRPKKKVLRVENFKRPKRVVQCGRCHMLGHSQKKCTLPI; encoded by the coding sequence ATGGAAGATCATTCTCTAGTTCCTGTACCCGATGATTCTCTAAGCTTGACAGACTATGCATTAGCTATTGGGCAAGAATTTCCTGATGTTGAAACTTGCCGAAGAGCATTGAAGGATGTTGCCATTGCAATGCATTTTGATCTTCGTATCGTCAAATCAGATCGAAGCCGGTTTATAGCCAAGTGCTCCAAAGAAGGCTGTCCATGGCGTGTCCATGTAGCAAAATGTCCTGGAGTTCCCACCTTTACAATAAGAACCCTGCATGGTGAGCATACCTGTGAAGGAGTCCGCCACCTTCATCATCAGCAAGCATCAGTAGGTTGGGTTGCTAGGTCTGTGGAAGCTCGAGTTCGGGATAATCCACGATATAAACCAAAAGAGATCCTGCAAGATATCCGTGATCAGCATGGGGTTGCTGTTTCTTACATGCAAGCGTGGCGTGGCAAGGAGCGTAGCATGGCAGCGCTTCATGGAACTCTTGAGGAAGGATATCGCCTTCTTCCTGCCTACTGTGAGCAAATAAGGAAAACCAATCCAGGAAGCATTGCTTCAGTTTTTGCCTCTGGACAAGAAAATTGTTTCCAGCGGCTCTTTGTTTCCTACCGTGCATCAATTTATGGGTTTATACATGCTTGTAGACCACTTGTAGAACTTGACAAAGCACATCTTAAAGGCAAATACCTGGGTACATTACTCTGTGCTGCATCTGTTGATGCTGATGATGCATTATTTCCACTGGCAATAGCTATTGTTGATGTTGAAAGTGACGAGAATTGGATGTGGTTTATGTCAGAATTACGAAAGCTTCTTGGAGTAAACACTGACAACATGCCTAGACTTACAATACTCTCTGAAAGACAAAAGGGCATTGTGGAAGCCGTGGAAACTCATTTCCCAAGTGCCTTTCATGGTTTTTGTCTGCGTTATGTAAGTGAAAATTTTCGTGATACATTTAAGAACACAAAGTTGGTGAATATCTTCTGGAATGCTGTTTATGCTCTCACTGCAGTTGAATTTGAGAGCAAGATTGCAGAGATGATGGAGATCTCACAAGACGTGATACCATGGTTTCAACACTTCCCTCCTCAACTTTGGGCTGTAGCATACTTTGAAGGTGTGCGATTTGGCCATTTTACCCTCGGGGTTACAGAGCTGCTGTATAATTGGGCCCTTGAATGCCATGAGCTCCCTATTGTGCAAATGATGGAGCATATCCGTCATCAGTTGGCATCGTGGTTTAATGATCGTAGGGATATGGGCATGAGGTTGACATCGATTCTAGTACCTTCTGCTGAGAAGCGAATTTTAGAGGCAATTGCTGATGCTCGCTGCTATCAAGTGCTTCGTGCAAATGAAGTTGAATTTGAAATTGTATCAACTGAACGGACAAATATCGTGGATATAAGAACTCGAGTGTGCTCATGTCGTCGTTGGCATATATATGGTTTACCTTGTGCGCATGCTGCTGCTGCACTTATTTCTTGTGGACACAATGTCCCTTTATTTGCTGAGCCTTGCTTCACAGTAGCAAGTTACAGAGAGACCtattcacaaatgattcatcCTATTCCAGATAAGAGCTTATGGAATGAGCCCGGTGAAGGAACAGAGGGTGGGAGTGCCAAGGTTGATATCACGATTCGTCCACCCAAGACTAGGCGTCCCCCTGGCAGACCGAAAAAGAAGGTCCTTCGTGTAGAGAACTTCAAGCGCCCAAAGAGAGTTGTTCAATGTGGTCGGTGCCATATGTTAGGACATTCTCAAAAGAAATGCACCTTGCCAATATGA
- the LOC133721015 gene encoding uncharacterized protein LOC133721015 isoform X1: MSCSVYNTPVETSFNVRQDEGLESCDTSALSADIFMEDHSLVPVPDDSLSLTDYALAIGQEFPDVETCRRALKDVAIAMHFDLRIVKSDRSRFIAKCSKEGCPWRVHVAKCPGVPTFTIRTLHGEHTCEGVRHLHHQQASVGWVARSVEARVRDNPRYKPKEILQDIRDQHGVAVSYMQAWRGKERSMAALHGTLEEGYRLLPAYCEQIRKTNPGSIASVFASGQENCFQRLFVSYRASIYGFIHACRPLVELDKAHLKGKYLGTLLCAASVDADDALFPLAIAIVDVESDENWMWFMSELRKLLGVNTDNMPRLTILSERQKGIVEAVETHFPSAFHGFCLRYVSENFRDTFKNTKLVNIFWNAVYALTAVEFESKIAEMMEISQDVIPWFQHFPPQLWAVAYFEGVRFGHFTLGVTELLYNWALECHELPIVQMMEHIRHQLASWFNDRRDMGMRLTSILVPSAEKRILEAIADARCYQVLRANEVEFEIVSTERTNIVDIRTRVCSCRRWHIYGLPCAHAAAALISCGHNVPLFAEPCFTVASYRETYSQMIHPIPDKSLWNEPGEGTEGGSAKVDITIRPPKTRRPPGRPKKKVLRVENFKRPKRVVQCGRCHMLGHSQKKCTLPI, encoded by the coding sequence ATGTCGTGCAGTGTTTACAACACACCCGTGGAGACAAGTTTTAATGTGCGTCAGGATGAGGGGTTAGAATCCTGTGATACTTCTGCTCTTTCTGCCGATATATTCATGGAAGATCATTCTCTAGTTCCTGTACCCGATGATTCTCTAAGCTTGACAGACTATGCATTAGCTATTGGGCAAGAATTTCCTGATGTTGAAACTTGCCGAAGAGCATTGAAGGATGTTGCCATTGCAATGCATTTTGATCTTCGTATCGTCAAATCAGATCGAAGCCGGTTTATAGCCAAGTGCTCCAAAGAAGGCTGTCCATGGCGTGTCCATGTAGCAAAATGTCCTGGAGTTCCCACCTTTACAATAAGAACCCTGCATGGTGAGCATACCTGTGAAGGAGTCCGCCACCTTCATCATCAGCAAGCATCAGTAGGTTGGGTTGCTAGGTCTGTGGAAGCTCGAGTTCGGGATAATCCACGATATAAACCAAAAGAGATCCTGCAAGATATCCGTGATCAGCATGGGGTTGCTGTTTCTTACATGCAAGCGTGGCGTGGCAAGGAGCGTAGCATGGCAGCGCTTCATGGAACTCTTGAGGAAGGATATCGCCTTCTTCCTGCCTACTGTGAGCAAATAAGGAAAACCAATCCAGGAAGCATTGCTTCAGTTTTTGCCTCTGGACAAGAAAATTGTTTCCAGCGGCTCTTTGTTTCCTACCGTGCATCAATTTATGGGTTTATACATGCTTGTAGACCACTTGTAGAACTTGACAAAGCACATCTTAAAGGCAAATACCTGGGTACATTACTCTGTGCTGCATCTGTTGATGCTGATGATGCATTATTTCCACTGGCAATAGCTATTGTTGATGTTGAAAGTGACGAGAATTGGATGTGGTTTATGTCAGAATTACGAAAGCTTCTTGGAGTAAACACTGACAACATGCCTAGACTTACAATACTCTCTGAAAGACAAAAGGGCATTGTGGAAGCCGTGGAAACTCATTTCCCAAGTGCCTTTCATGGTTTTTGTCTGCGTTATGTAAGTGAAAATTTTCGTGATACATTTAAGAACACAAAGTTGGTGAATATCTTCTGGAATGCTGTTTATGCTCTCACTGCAGTTGAATTTGAGAGCAAGATTGCAGAGATGATGGAGATCTCACAAGACGTGATACCATGGTTTCAACACTTCCCTCCTCAACTTTGGGCTGTAGCATACTTTGAAGGTGTGCGATTTGGCCATTTTACCCTCGGGGTTACAGAGCTGCTGTATAATTGGGCCCTTGAATGCCATGAGCTCCCTATTGTGCAAATGATGGAGCATATCCGTCATCAGTTGGCATCGTGGTTTAATGATCGTAGGGATATGGGCATGAGGTTGACATCGATTCTAGTACCTTCTGCTGAGAAGCGAATTTTAGAGGCAATTGCTGATGCTCGCTGCTATCAAGTGCTTCGTGCAAATGAAGTTGAATTTGAAATTGTATCAACTGAACGGACAAATATCGTGGATATAAGAACTCGAGTGTGCTCATGTCGTCGTTGGCATATATATGGTTTACCTTGTGCGCATGCTGCTGCTGCACTTATTTCTTGTGGACACAATGTCCCTTTATTTGCTGAGCCTTGCTTCACAGTAGCAAGTTACAGAGAGACCtattcacaaatgattcatcCTATTCCAGATAAGAGCTTATGGAATGAGCCCGGTGAAGGAACAGAGGGTGGGAGTGCCAAGGTTGATATCACGATTCGTCCACCCAAGACTAGGCGTCCCCCTGGCAGACCGAAAAAGAAGGTCCTTCGTGTAGAGAACTTCAAGCGCCCAAAGAGAGTTGTTCAATGTGGTCGGTGCCATATGTTAGGACATTCTCAAAAGAAATGCACCTTGCCAATATGA
- the LOC133721168 gene encoding putative F-box protein PP2-B12, with amino-acid sequence MLTQTHEGRTRTRTRHHTVKQSSKKTMRNDEEDGRGGITCGAVTVELDLQDLPEGCIANVISLTTPPDACRLSSVSRSFRSAAESDAVWSRFLPPEIPTILSHSGPHAPSCRSKSKEFYLALCDNPVLIDDGKMSFSLDKWSGKKCYMVSARDLVIVWADTPNYWKWISLPESRFEEVAELVGVCWLEIRGKIDTRLLSPSTVYKAYLVFKSTAAAYGFEYQPAEVSVGLVGGAEPTKKTVFLDADRGRTQSYQIMPRRGPLRNRISVQVSQPREINDNQYPKERADGWLEIELGEFFCEGGVDGELEMTCLETRGGQWKGGLIVQAIEVRPKRKS; translated from the exons ATGCTGACACAAACACACGAAGGAAGAACGAGAACGAGAACAAGGCACCACACAGTGAAACAGAGCAGCAAGAAAACCATGCGTAACGATGAAGAAGATGGACGAGGAGGAATCACCTGCGGCGCTGTGACGGTGGAGCTGGATCTGCAGGATTTGCCGGAGGGATGCATAGCCAACGTCATCTCCCTGACGACTCCTCCCGATGCGTGCCGGCTGTCGTCGGTTTCGAGGAGTTTCAGGTCGGCCGCCGAATCCGACGCCGTTTGGAGCAGGTTCCTGCCGCCGGAGATTCCCACGATCCTGTCTCACTCGGGGCCGCACGCCCCCAGTTGCCGATCCAAATCCAAGGAGTTCTACCTCGCCCTCTGCGACAATCCGGTGCTCATTGACGATGGCAAAATG AGCTTTTCACTAGACAAATGGAGTGGGAAAAAATGTTACATGGTATCTGCAAGAGACCTTGTGATTGTTTGGGCTGATACTCCTAACTATTGGAAATGGATTTCTCTGCCCGAGTCCAG ATTTGAGGAGGTTGCTGAGCTTGTTGGTGTTTGCTGGCTTGAAATCCGTGGCAAAATTGACACTCGCTTGCTGTCCCCATCGACTGTGTACAAAGCTTACCTTGTGTTCAAGTCAACTGCAGCGGCTTATGGATTTGAATACCAACCTGCCGAGGTCAGTGTAGGTCTGGTTGGAGGAGCAGAACCCACAAAGAAGACTGTGTTTCTTGACGCCGATAGAGGCCGGACTCAGAGCTACCAGATTATGCCAAGGCGTGGCCCATTGAGAAACCGCATTTCGGTGCAAGTGTCCCAGCCCAGAGAGATCAATGACAATCAATACCCGAAGGAAAGAGCAGACGGGTGGTTGGAGATTGAGCTGGGTGAGTTCTTCTGTGAAGGAGGAGTAGATGGGGAGTTGGAAATGACTTGTTTGGAAACCAGGGGAGGTCAGTGGAAGGGTGGTCTTATTGTTCAAGCCATTGAGGTCAGGCCAAAGAGGAAGTCCTAG
- the LOC133721334 gene encoding putative F-box protein PP2-B12 produces the protein MISARELGIVWGDTPQYWRWTSHPESRFQEVAELLDVCWLEIHGKLETRLLSQSTLYKAYLVFKFTPEAFGFDNLPAEVTVGLEGGEHSNRTVFLHNEGEMNYSEEEMDYSDVGMDFSEGESDDAEGEINDSKGLSEDAEGESDETEGESNGAEGETRDAEVPEVVFNDDRYQRERSGWLEIELGEFFCEGGEDGLLKMHCLANGAGHWKSGLIVQGIEVRPKSKY, from the exons ATGATATCTGCAAGAGAGCTGGGTATTGTCTGGGGCGATACTCCCCAGTATTGGAGATGGACTTCTCATCCTGAATCCAG GTTTCAGGAGGTGGCTGAGCTTCTTGATGTTTGCTGGCTTGAAATCCATGGGAAACTTGAAACACGCTTGCTGTCCCAATCGACTCTGTACAAAGCTTACCTTGTGTTCAAGTTTACTCCAGAGGCCTTTGGATTTGATAACCTACCTGCGGAGGTCACTGTAGGTCTGGAGGGAGGAGAACATAGTAATCGGACTGTGTTTCTTCACAATGAAGGAGAGATGAACTACTCAGAAGAAGAGATGGACTACTCAGATGTAGGGATGGACTTCTCCGAAGGAGAGAGCGATGATGCCGAAGGAGAGATCAACGACTCTAAAGGACTGAGTGAAGATGCGGAAGGAGAGAGCGATGAGACCGAAGGAGAAAGCAACGGTGCTGAAGGGGAGACCCGTGACGCCGAAGTGCCTGAAGTAGTGTTCAATGACGACCGATACCAGAGGGAGAGATCCGGGTGGTTGGAGATTGAGCTGGGTGAGTTTTTTTGTGAAGGGGGAGAAGATGGGCTGTTGAAAATGCATTGTTTGGCGAATGGGGCTGGTCATTGGAAGAGTGGTCTTATTGTTCAAGGCATTGAGGTCAGACCTAAGAGTAAGTACTAG